Genomic DNA from Paenibacillus donghaensis:
TTGTGGTGTCGGGCAATATTATGAACAAAACACAAACGGCAACAACGCTGGTTTATCAGGACGTGGAGAATTTTAATGTCACTGCCGCTGGCGGAATAGCGCTGGTGCTGGCTGCGTTCTCCGCTGGTCTACTACTGCTGATGGAATGGGCCAAGAGAAGAAAGGGAGTGCACTAGATATGCATGTGGAAGTCCGGGGGCTGGATAAGCATTTTGGAGAGTTTCATGCGGTCAAAGACGTCAATTTCGGCATTACCAAAGGCCATCTGATTGGCCTGTTAGGTCCAAGCGGAGGCGGCAAAACCTCAATCCTGCGCATGCTGGCAGGGCTGGAGAACCCGGATTCGGGCGAGATTATTTTTCACGGACAGACGGTGAATCACCTGCCGCCGCAGGAGCGCGGGATCGGCTTCGTGTTCCAGAACTACGCGTTGTTCAAGCATATGACCGTCTTTGAGAATATCGCTTTTGGCCTCAAGGTCAAAAAAGCCAGTAAAGCAGCGATTCGCGACCGTGTGGCAGAACTCGTGGAGCTGACCGGCCTGAAGGGCTTCGAGAAGCGTTACCCGCATCAGCTCTCGGGCGGACAACGCCAGCGTGTTGCGTTCGCGCGTGCGCTTGCTCCAGAGCCGCAGCTGCTGCTGCTGGATGAGCCGTTTGCCGCCATCGATGCGAAGATCCGCCAGGAGCTGCGTTCCTGGCTGCGCGAGCTGATTGAGCGGGTGGGAATCACCTCCATTTTCGTGACGCATGACCAGGATGAAGCGAT
This window encodes:
- a CDS encoding sulfate/molybdate ABC transporter ATP-binding protein is translated as MHVEVRGLDKHFGEFHAVKDVNFGITKGHLIGLLGPSGGGKTSILRMLAGLENPDSGEIIFHGQTVNHLPPQERGIGFVFQNYALFKHMTVFENIAFGLKVKKASKAAIRDRVAELVELTGLKGFEKRYPHQLSGGQRQRVAFARALAPEPQLLLLDEPFAAIDAKIRQELRSWLRELIERVGITSIFVTHDQDEAIEVADEIMIINQGRLEQKGTPWDIYKEPKTPFVATFVGESTLIEDASELKGFKNAGSGKATKALIRPEYIEVGSLNEFRIASATEQGIVKQLHFRGSEWLVEVEVNGHKLVTYRSLEKETLQPGQDISVLVHRAYLFNDDHSWIQENSLKVDPMPVFI